The segment TAATACTCACATACTCTCCGGGTTGCCAGTAATTTGAAATCTGTAAAATCGCTGGACCGGATAACCCTCGGTGGGTAAACAGGATATTTTCTTTAAATAGGACGCCGCTTGCGGATGTGACCGTTGCCGCTACGGAAACCCCAGAGAGGGCTTGCAGCGCTTCAAGTAGAGGCTTGTGTAAGGTAAAGGGAACGAGTGCAGCACGGGTAGGGATGATGCTGTGCCCAAATTGTTCGGCAAGGCGATAGCCAAACGGAGTTGCACCTAAACCCGGCATTGAAAGCCCCCCAGTCGCGACCACCAGTAAGCGAGTACTTACTTGATCCCCATTTACCGTGACAACATATCCGTCATCCGTTTTGTCTACTTGGGTGACTTCACTGCGTAGCTTGATAGTGACATTGGGCTGATCGCACTCACTTTTCAGCATATCGACGATATCTTGCGCGCTATTATCGCAAAATAGCTGTCCTAGGGTCTTTTCGTGATAAGGGATCTGATATTTACCAACAAGCTCAATAAAATCCCACTGTGTATAGCGAGCAAGTGCTGACTTACAAAAATGAGGGTTAGTCGAGAGATAGTTATTGTGATCGGCGTACATATTAGTGAAATTACAGCGTCCACCACCGGACATCAAAATTTTACGCCCTAATTTTTTACCGTTATCCAGCACAAGGGTATTTAAACCACGCTTACCCGCGAGTGAAGCGCAAAATAATCCGGCCGCGCCTGCACCTAAAATAATAACGTCAATATTTCTCACAATTAGAGCTCTCTATATATATGATTTTTATCGTAATTACGATTATTTGTGCCGCTATTTTACGCGATTTAACGTAGGTTGTAATGCAGCGGATCATCGAAGAATTAATGAAAAGTATGGTAGACGTATTATAATTAGGAAAAATCGCGAAAAAAGACTATTTCCCCCAGATATTCATAAATTATCATAAAAAAAGTTTCAAAAATTCAGAATAACTTTAATTATGGTAACTAGATGATATTAAAAGGATAGTTTGTATTTGATGATTTTTTGATTGGTATTTAAATCAAAAAAAGGTCAGATTTCGCTTCCACCGCTAGCGTTTGTCACTGATAATGCGCCGCGTTCATGTCCAACCAATAATGGCTTAACGTCTATGCTACATCTTTTTACAGGTTTAGAATTTTACACAGGTCTATTGTTAGTTCTAGCACTGTTATTTGTGCTGTTCTATGAGGCGATTAACGGATTCCATGATACTGCTAACGCGGTCGCAACGGTGATTTACACCCGAGCAATGCGCGCTCAGTTCGCGGTTGTCATGGCCGGGGTATTTAACTTTTTCGGTGTCTTGCTGGGAGGGCTGAGCGTGGCGTATGCCATCGTTCATCTTTTACCAACAGACCTTCTCCTTAACGTGAGCTCTGCTCACGGCCTTGCAATGGTCTTTTCATTGCTACTGGCTGCTATCATCTGGAACCTTGGAACCTGGTATTTAGGTATTCCGGCATCAAGTTCTCACACGTTGATCGGTGCAATTATCGGTGTTGGTTTGACCAATGCGATAGTGACTGATACATCGGTGGTTGATGCGCTGAATATTCCTAAAATGATCAGCATTTTCATGTCCTTAATTCTTTCTCCGGCTATCGGCTTTGTGATTGCTGGGCTGATGATTTTCATGTTACGCCGTTATTGGAGTGGAACGAAAAAACGTCGCCGTATTCACTTAACGCCAGCTGAGCGTGAGAAGAAAGATGGTAAACGTAAACCACCATTTTGGACGCGTACTGCATTGATCCTGTCTGCTGTCGGCGTGAGTTTCTCTCACGGCGCGAACGATGGGCAAAAAGGTATCGGTCTGATTATGCTGGTGTTAATCGGTGTTGCGCCAGCAGGTTTCGTCGTTAACATGAATTCAAACGGTTATGATATCGCGAGAACACATGATGCGGTGGTTCATCTGCAACAATACTATGAAACACATAAACCAGCCTTAAACCACGCAATTGAAAATACGCCTATGATGGCGGAGAACAAGCCAGAAGAAGGCGAGTTCCATTGCGACAGTTCACGTACGCCAATTATCTTAAATCAAGCTCAGAAGATGCTCAGCGGCATTCAGAGCTATGATGAGTTAACACCTGACCAGCGCAACCAAACTCGTCGCCTGTTAATGTGTATCTCCGATACTGCGAATGCCGTGGCGAAGTTACCAGAAACTAGCGCGAAAGATGCGAGCTTACTGAAAAAACTGAGTAATGACCTGCTGTATACTGTTGAGTATGCACCGTTATGGATTATCGTTGCTGTTGCGTTAGCACTGGCACTGGGTACCATGTTCGGTTGGCAGCGTGTTGCGGTGACTATCGGTGAGAAAATCGGTAAGAAAGGTATGACTTACGCACAAGGTGTATCGGCTCAGGTCACTGCGGCGGTCTCTATCGGTGTGGCAAGTTATACAGGTATGCCTGTTTCAACAACCCAAGTTCTCTCTTCTGCGGTAGCGGGTACGATGGTCGTTGATGGCGGTGGTGTTCAGAGCAAGACGATTAAGAGCATTGCGCTTGCATGGCTACTGACGCTTCCTGTTTCCATCATTCTGTCTGGTGTACTGTACTGGATTGCGCTGAAGATTATCTAATTAGCGTTAGATAAGACAAAAGCATTCTAAAATAGTGATGATCGGTTTCCGGTCATCACTATTTTTTTGCCTTGAATAAAGGGAATAACAAACGCGAGGTTAATTGGCTATCACCATATAGACCAAACTCACAACGACTAAAATGCTTAACCGGCTGATCAACATAAACTGCTTGCGAATACGTTCACAACGGAATATCACATCAGGATCGTAGTGCTCAAGGTACTGTTTGGTATTGATATAGCGGACAAGGCGCAATTGCTTGTTCAGCTGGCCGTGAGTCGTGAAAAAGCCATTACCATCAACGGATTGATAAAGTAGAGGATCCGAATCCCTCAGAATAGATAATAAAACGCGAATAGAAGAAAAATAGCGCATCATATTTAAGATGCACAAAATGCAGAGTGCCCAAAATAATGCAATTACACTGAACATAATCCCCTCCTTAGAACGAACCTAAATTGCCCCGTTGTCACTAAAGGAAATACCGCCAAAATATTGCACTAACATCATTTATTTTCATTGTAGGGCATGTCGTTACTTAAACACAATTCATTGCTTAAAAAAAGTGCAGATGGTTCAAATTTTGATTTCAAAAAAGCGGCCATCATGAGCTGTTAATTTACAGATTGTTGATTACACTTACTGGCATTGCGGTAATTCGAATTTTGAACCGATATATATTAATATTGAATGAATGATGTTATTGTTTTATCAAATGTTCTGTCTTTTAATCCTTAAAAATTAATCTGCTAGATGTGATCAAAACGACACTTAGTTATCGCGATTAGCAGGTATAGTATATTCATAAGATATTGGTGAACGTCGTTAACCACCAGTTAAATCAGCATTTGGAAGGAGTTTACTTATGGCTTATAAACATATTCTTGTCGCGGTTGATTTATCACCTGAAAGTAAAGTTTTACTGGATAAAGCAGTTTCTATGGCAAAACCGTACGGAGCCAAAGTCTCTATGATCCATGTTGATGTTAATTACTCGGATCTGTACACCGGCCTTATCGATGTGAATTTAGGTGATATGCAACAACGCATCACTGACGAAACTCGTAATTCACTAAGAGACCTTTCCGCGGGTGCGGGTTATGACATCCAAGAAACCCTTAGCGGTAGCGGTGACTTAGGTCAGGTGTTAGTAGATGCTAT is part of the Providencia zhijiangensis genome and harbors:
- a CDS encoding NAD(P)/FAD-dependent oxidoreductase; this translates as MRNIDVIILGAGAAGLFCASLAGKRGLNTLVLDNGKKLGRKILMSGGGRCNFTNMYADHNNYLSTNPHFCKSALARYTQWDFIELVGKYQIPYHEKTLGQLFCDNSAQDIVDMLKSECDQPNVTIKLRSEVTQVDKTDDGYVVTVNGDQVSTRLLVVATGGLSMPGLGATPFGYRLAEQFGHSIIPTRAALVPFTLHKPLLEALQALSGVSVAATVTSASGVLFKENILFTHRGLSGPAILQISNYWQPGEYVSINLLPDLSLGEFLTNEKQQRPNQSLKNTLATLLPKRLIEVLQQLGQIPDCPLKQLTHAQIDALDNVLHNWQVQPNGTEGYRTAEVTLGGVDTHEISSKTMESLKSSGLYFIGEVMDVTGWLGGYNFQWAWSSASACAENLPHQA
- the pitA gene encoding inorganic phosphate transporter PitA, which gives rise to MLHLFTGLEFYTGLLLVLALLFVLFYEAINGFHDTANAVATVIYTRAMRAQFAVVMAGVFNFFGVLLGGLSVAYAIVHLLPTDLLLNVSSAHGLAMVFSLLLAAIIWNLGTWYLGIPASSSHTLIGAIIGVGLTNAIVTDTSVVDALNIPKMISIFMSLILSPAIGFVIAGLMIFMLRRYWSGTKKRRRIHLTPAEREKKDGKRKPPFWTRTALILSAVGVSFSHGANDGQKGIGLIMLVLIGVAPAGFVVNMNSNGYDIARTHDAVVHLQQYYETHKPALNHAIENTPMMAENKPEEGEFHCDSSRTPIILNQAQKMLSGIQSYDELTPDQRNQTRRLLMCISDTANAVAKLPETSAKDASLLKKLSNDLLYTVEYAPLWIIVAVALALALGTMFGWQRVAVTIGEKIGKKGMTYAQGVSAQVTAAVSIGVASYTGMPVSTTQVLSSAVAGTMVVDGGGVQSKTIKSIALAWLLTLPVSIILSGVLYWIALKII
- the uspB gene encoding universal stress protein UspB; the encoded protein is MFSVIALFWALCILCILNMMRYFSSIRVLLSILRDSDPLLYQSVDGNGFFTTHGQLNKQLRLVRYINTKQYLEHYDPDVIFRCERIRKQFMLISRLSILVVVSLVYMVIAN
- the uspA gene encoding universal stress protein UspA, with amino-acid sequence MAYKHILVAVDLSPESKVLLDKAVSMAKPYGAKVSMIHVDVNYSDLYTGLIDVNLGDMQQRITDETRNSLRDLSAGAGYDIQETLSGSGDLGQVLVDAIKKYDMDLVVCGHHQDFWSKLMSSARQLINTVHVDMLIVPLNDEEE